The sequence ATGAGAAGCATTGTTACTGATCCATCTTTGTTAGAGTGTCctgcatatgtatatttatgatatatattacactatatatatatatatatatatatatatatatacatattacttatattattaaaaataattatatatatatatataaatgtgagacaaatgttttattatataggtAAGATTATTAAGAATAAGGGTGATTATAGATTGATAAAAAAGCGCGATAAAAGAAACATATGTTAGCAGATAGTGGATTCACATGTGTTAAAAATGTGTTAACGATTTCACACGCTGAAATATTTGAGAAGGgtaatttatgatataataagtTGTACGTACTTCATCTGGTCTTATCTCTATGGGACCAAGGGAATTTCTGtatgaaagatataaataatgttgctaatttttaacttgaatttcattttgttctttttcctGTGAAagtaacatacatatattaaaaaggagGAGTTAATTATTCTGTATTttcgtaaaaagaaaattttagtGCGTTTGTAACTTGATCGTTTTGACTTCATAATGAACGTTTCTCAATATCATATACAGTCACTTGTACCTTTATTTTTAGTTAACGATCTGCTGTTTGTTAACAAATGATGCAAATGCAAGTGCAAGAACGCAAAGTCCAAAATTCAGATATAGAAGCTTGATggtaattttaatcaaaaaaaaaagtgaaagcgtgtgtgtgtgagaacGTCAGTTGCAATTAACTATGTAAATCgtaaagatataatttgtcCTAGCCAATCTATTTGCCAAAATCGTGTCAAACATTATTTCTATacaacatatatgtacaatgcGATTCTGAAATAGATTACTAAATTTTGTAGGTGCACTGCTTGTCCAATTTAAAATCGGTTTTTCTTGTCGAGGTATCTTTTAgtgattagaaataaatagtaATTCTTATTTACGAATATCACAAAAAGTTTCttgcaaattatatttgaagaatgaaaatgaatgaacaaaattttattatttctacatCTATGTATGTAATCTAccttaaaacaatttaaatttgattgtTACTTAGTTGCTGggaaaataaatgtatgtgGAACAGTATATAGAATACCTAATTTAAggagaaatcaattttaaattgattaaagaatATATCTACAAGATTTAGTGTTTGTGTATgtctgtgtatgtatgtatgtatacatataactcgtcttggaattattttatatatatttgcagagtgaattatcaaatatttgtatataaaataggTTTGTTGTTTTTGCTGAAAGCTATTAGAATTATGTGAAAACTTTTAACAAACAGTTACATGATATGGAagaatatacgtatatatgttcGTACATGCATGTGTacgcataaaaattataataattttcttttatttaaagaggAATTATACTGGCAATTTACATCTTCGtaatatgaaatttacatgattttgtatatttttatttctaagaGTTCACAcgtgtatttttaaaaacaacataaatgtttgaaatacaaatattaGAGCTTTCAttctgtatatacatatatatgtatatatacatatatattcaatTACACACGCGTacataagtatataatatatatattaagaaaaaatatatatataatttattataatgagattatatatatatattgtataaataaatatacaaacaCTAAATTGCAGTAACATCACGTTATTACACCTATGGAAGGCCAGagattgtaaaatgtaaaatttgtaaataagcctatatatttaaaaatataaatagtgAATCATTTCTCGATGGAGTTGTAAATTATCCGATATTCTGGGGAATGGGAGAGGGAAGATTAGTTAAGCTAATTGCGATATATACAGGCGGcctgtatttttattcaatttgtaGTTATTAATTACCAATAAATTCACTACGAGCCGTCACAGTATTGATCGAAAAGTAGTAGCATGACTGATATCGGGTCAGACATCGCTTCTTCCATCAAAGGAACTTCTTTAAGTgccagaaatatttttaatatgtaaatctatataaaatctaataaaaaatgtagcaatatattataatataatataatacaggTATACATTACGTTGCAAAACAACGATGAAATTATTGGCATAATCTGATTCTCATTGACGTGGGATTCGGGAACGAACGACACGTACCTGTAGGCCTGGTTCACGCTTCACGATGGCATCCAAACGAAAATGGTGGTCGACATGGAGCTGCAGGAGATTAAAGACGCGGTCCTGCAAATGATAGCGGATAAAGAAAAGACCGAGGCCGATATACGTGCGTTGAAGGAGGTCCTAGATTCTGTACGTATGTCACGCGCAATTTTACGCTTTACAGAGCCGCCGTTACTATcggcaaaattattttgcgcAGCATGACCCGTCAAATTTCTGTTGCACTCTGTTTGTGTCGCGTGATTGCAGAATCATGTCGGCATGGACGAGCCGCTGGTGGATGCGGAAGGATATCCCAAGCAGGATATCGACGTTTATCAAGTGAGACACACGAGGCACAAAATAATATGTGCGTAGATGCATTTAGGTTAGATACTAGGGAGCGATGGTTTGTCGTGTGCGCATTCGAGTGACACTGTATTGCCACCAGGTCTCACAAACGATCACAAAGCATTGATGAAGAAGATAGAGGAGGGTTTGCACAAAATCCATGCTCTGATGGGGGCAAACGAAGTACAACAGCCACTGTCCAGTGTGCCTGATAATCAGGAGGTAGAAACGCTGGAGCCTTTCCTCAGAGTGAATTTGGTCTCGCCCGGTTCACCGGCAGAGATTGCAGTACGTTATTTTACTTTCACCTCAGTGCTCTCGCACCTGAATAATTCAGAATCTCTCacgtaatttaattgatttttctctgtGATTTATTTATGAGTATATTTATTCGCGATATACGTTAATTCCCTTGGCTTCATTAAGTTTTGGATATAAAGTCAACCACTGCTTTCAGGGAATTCAAGTCGAGGATCTGATATTGGAATTTGGTTCTGTTCACTACCGGAACTTCAAATCCTTAGCGGACATCGGGAAGTTAGTGGAAAATAGTAGATACAAAGTGGTCAATGTGAAAATTAAACGTGAATCCAACGTGATAGTTCTGTCATTAACTCCACGTCCTTGGGTTGGCAAGGGCCTCCTGGGCTGCAATGTGGTACCTTTAGAAGTAGTTGAAAGGTAAAATTACGTCAGTGagcaagaaattattttgtaaagtcACGAACTATTTTTatgtgttatatgtatatcttatttaataataaaaatatatatttataacttataTATAACCTGCGTCCTTGATATTTGTCATTACAAACCTGTTCTTTCATTTCTTTGCATCTCCTTACCATGCTTCAAATACGATAATTTCATTTGAGCAATATTTCATATGCAGCCTAATATGACAAAATTATCAAATGCTGCGACTAAgacatttatacatataatgtttCTCATGTTTGACATGGTTTTGAAAGTTAGTTTTGATCTTTGTCTCCCATTATCATAAATTgctatataatgtaataacaaaatacaaatgactgaatattaaacgataaaacatacatata comes from Ooceraea biroi isolate clonal line C1 chromosome 8, Obir_v5.4, whole genome shotgun sequence and encodes:
- the LOC105275665 gene encoding 26S proteasome non-ATPase regulatory subunit 9 — protein: MVVDMELQEIKDAVLQMIADKEKTEADIRALKEVLDSNHVGMDEPLVDAEGYPKQDIDVYQVRHTRHKIICLTNDHKALMKKIEEGLHKIHALMGANEVQQPLSSVPDNQEVETLEPFLRVNLVSPGSPAEIAGIQVEDLILEFGSVHYRNFKSLADIGKLVENSRYKVVNVKIKRESNVIVLSLTPRPWVGKGLLGCNVVPLEVVER